A single region of the Lathamus discolor isolate bLatDis1 chromosome 13, bLatDis1.hap1, whole genome shotgun sequence genome encodes:
- the MRPL38 gene encoding large ribosomal subunit protein mL38 isoform X1 — protein MAAPLLMAARCGARSFGTAAALCKRAAPLGPMPNEHIDVSNLEALEKYRSFTRYFKLAEKESRRPRWWKTYRQHTSPQPEPKTDISLPRDKLLRSKELKKRKKILRENHQNTEMERAARLRTVLIPLNKVRAEWEKSSGPFHKQRVAEHCGIFRDLFKGATFTPWITLRVEYSQEDEYLVPVYYGNMVTPSEASGPPAVSYEADKGSLWTVLLTNPDGHLRDTDSEYLHWLVTNIPGNDFKSGKEICHYLPPFPAMGTGYHRFIFLLFKQDCPIDFSEDARPMPCHSLKMRTFSTFDFYRKHEDAMTPAGLAFFQCQWDSSVTEVFHQLLNMREPVFEFVRPPVYHPPQLKFPRHQPLRYLDRYRNTQEPTYGIY, from the exons ATGGCGGCGCCCTTGCTGATGGCGGCGCGGTGCGGTGCGCGATCCTTCGGCACGGCCG CCGCGCTCTGCAAGCGGGCAGCCCCTCTGGGACCGATGCCCAACGAACATATCGACGTCAGCAACTTGGAAGCGCTGGAAAAATACCGCAGTTTCACTCGTTACTTCAAATTGGCGGAAAAGGAGAGCAGGAGGCCCCGGTGGTGGAAAACGTACCGGCAGCACACCAGTCCCCAGCCAG AGCCAAAGACTGACATCAGTCTGCCGCGTGATAAGCTGCTGCGGTCTAAAGAactcaagaaaagaaaaaagatcctGAGGGAGAACCACCAGAATACTGAGATGGAAAGAGCAGCCCGGCTCAGGACTG TGCTGATTCCCCTCAACAAAGTCAGAGCTGAGTGGGAGAAGAGCAGTGGCCCATTCCACAAGCAGCGTGTAGCAGAGCACTGTGGGATATTTCGTGACTTGTTCAAGGGAGCCACATTCACCCCTTGGATTACCTTGAGGGTGGAGTACAGCCAAGAAGATGAGTACCTTGTGCCAGTATACTATGGGAACATGGTAACTCCATCAGAG GCTTCTGGTCCCCCTGCAGTGTCATATGAGGCAGATAAAGGCTCCCTCTGGACCGTGTTGCTCACAAATCCAG aTGGACATCTAAGAGACACAGACTCAGAGTACCTCCACTGGCTGGT GACAAACATCCCAGGCAACGACTTTAAGTCGGGTAAGGAGATCTGCCACTACTTGCCGCccttccctgccatgggaaCTGGCTACCATCgcttcatcttcctcctcttcaagCAAGACTGCCCCATAGATTTCAGCGAGGATGCTCGGCCAATGCCGTG CCACAGCCTCAAGATGCGAACCTTTAGCACATTTGACTTCTACAGAAAGCACGAGGATGCAATGACCCCAGCAGGGCTGGCATTTTTCCAGTGTCAATGGGACAGCTCCGTTACTGAGGTCTTCCATCAACTTCTCA ATATGAGAGAGCCTGTGTTTGAGTTTGTGAGGCCACCCGTTTACCATCCTCCGCAGCTGAAGTTCCCGCGCCACCAGCCTCTGAGGTACCTGGACAGATACCGAAACACTCAGGAGCCCACCTACGGCATTTACTAG
- the MRPL38 gene encoding large ribosomal subunit protein mL38 isoform X2, whose product MPNEHIDVSNLEALEKYRSFTRYFKLAEKESRRPRWWKTYRQHTSPQPEPKTDISLPRDKLLRSKELKKRKKILRENHQNTEMERAARLRTVLIPLNKVRAEWEKSSGPFHKQRVAEHCGIFRDLFKGATFTPWITLRVEYSQEDEYLVPVYYGNMVTPSEASGPPAVSYEADKGSLWTVLLTNPDGHLRDTDSEYLHWLVTNIPGNDFKSGKEICHYLPPFPAMGTGYHRFIFLLFKQDCPIDFSEDARPMPCHSLKMRTFSTFDFYRKHEDAMTPAGLAFFQCQWDSSVTEVFHQLLNMREPVFEFVRPPVYHPPQLKFPRHQPLRYLDRYRNTQEPTYGIY is encoded by the exons ATGCCCAACGAACATATCGACGTCAGCAACTTGGAAGCGCTGGAAAAATACCGCAGTTTCACTCGTTACTTCAAATTGGCGGAAAAGGAGAGCAGGAGGCCCCGGTGGTGGAAAACGTACCGGCAGCACACCAGTCCCCAGCCAG AGCCAAAGACTGACATCAGTCTGCCGCGTGATAAGCTGCTGCGGTCTAAAGAactcaagaaaagaaaaaagatcctGAGGGAGAACCACCAGAATACTGAGATGGAAAGAGCAGCCCGGCTCAGGACTG TGCTGATTCCCCTCAACAAAGTCAGAGCTGAGTGGGAGAAGAGCAGTGGCCCATTCCACAAGCAGCGTGTAGCAGAGCACTGTGGGATATTTCGTGACTTGTTCAAGGGAGCCACATTCACCCCTTGGATTACCTTGAGGGTGGAGTACAGCCAAGAAGATGAGTACCTTGTGCCAGTATACTATGGGAACATGGTAACTCCATCAGAG GCTTCTGGTCCCCCTGCAGTGTCATATGAGGCAGATAAAGGCTCCCTCTGGACCGTGTTGCTCACAAATCCAG aTGGACATCTAAGAGACACAGACTCAGAGTACCTCCACTGGCTGGT GACAAACATCCCAGGCAACGACTTTAAGTCGGGTAAGGAGATCTGCCACTACTTGCCGCccttccctgccatgggaaCTGGCTACCATCgcttcatcttcctcctcttcaagCAAGACTGCCCCATAGATTTCAGCGAGGATGCTCGGCCAATGCCGTG CCACAGCCTCAAGATGCGAACCTTTAGCACATTTGACTTCTACAGAAAGCACGAGGATGCAATGACCCCAGCAGGGCTGGCATTTTTCCAGTGTCAATGGGACAGCTCCGTTACTGAGGTCTTCCATCAACTTCTCA ATATGAGAGAGCCTGTGTTTGAGTTTGTGAGGCCACCCGTTTACCATCCTCCGCAGCTGAAGTTCCCGCGCCACCAGCCTCTGAGGTACCTGGACAGATACCGAAACACTCAGGAGCCCACCTACGGCATTTACTAG